Genomic window (Chondrocystis sp. NIES-4102):
TAAACTTAACTTCCTTATTAACATTAACTGAAGTATATTCAGGTCTAAAATTAAGATCAACCCCTAAAAATTCCAAGATTTCCTGATAAATGCGCTCGTTTTCTGCTTGAAAATCCTCAAAAATTAATACTTTAATTTGATTGGGTTTAAAGCGATTATAATAACGTTTAACCTGTTGAGCATATTGTACCCGTTGAGAATAATACAAATAACTCGGACTCATAACCCTAGAGCTAGTATACTTCTCTTGTTTACGATCAGCCTCTAAAGCTAAGGCAGTTAAAAAATCTGGTTCATTCTCTTCTGTAAATTTTACGTAGTGACTATGGAGAGAATAAAGAAATTTAGCAGGCTCACGCAGAATAATAATAATTTTAGCATCGGGGTTAAAATTATAAATTTTCTCGGCTGCCACTTGAGAATACAAATAATTAGTAGAAGATTCCCCCGCAATTTTTGCCCCATTAGCTTTAGCAAATAACTGTAGATAAGCAGCTTCGTTTCTAAAATCAAAAAAACGTTGTTTACCGTAGGCGCGATCGCTTTCTAAATGAAAATCAGAGCAAAAAAAATGTGGCTCTTTAATACTAGACATGAAGATTTCGGGATGTTGTCCCAAAAATTGATGTAGTGCCGTTGTCCCAGATTTGGGTTGCCCGACTAAAAATAAATTAGGCTTCATTAACTTAAATAAATTAGATTAAAAACGCAATTGGCATTTTTTAGGTTTGTGTTTGTAATTTAGCTTTGAGTCTTGCTAAAACACGCTCTTGAATACGAGAATCTTGCCAATATCTTCGCCAACCAAAAGGCCCTAATAATAAAAAGTCTTTTGCCAGCTTAATTAGGTTGGGAGATTCTCCATGTACTATAGCTGCTAAACTTGTATTAACTTCCGTTGAGAAAAAGGCTACCTTGGCGACTTCAGAAGTCAGTTGTGGATCGAGATAATTATCAACTACCGCTCGCATTTGC
Coding sequences:
- a CDS encoding sulfotransferase, whose protein sequence is MKPNLFLVGQPKSGTTALHQFLGQHPEIFMSSIKEPHFFCSDFHLESDRAYGKQRFFDFRNEAAYLQLFAKANGAKIAGESSTNYLYSQVAAEKIYNFNPDAKIIIILREPAKFLYSLHSHYVKFTEENEPDFLTALALEADRKQEKYTSSRVMSPSYLYYSQRVQYAQQVKRYYNRFKPNQIKVLIFEDFQAENERIYQEILEFLGVDLNFRPEYTSVNVNKEVKFKAINDLVNNPVIKNISKNLLSQEFNEFVRDNIVEKYFWHQAPKSVMPEAIKLKLMQDYYSQVAQISELLGVDLISKWGYDKLS